The Bacteroidales bacterium DNA window GATGTGTGACCAGGGGGATATAGGTAATATTATTTCCGTCTATGCTGCACGCCTTAGCCAATTGGCCAATTGGAGCGATTGGTATAAATATCCGGATAAGTCAGGGGAAGCTTTGATGAATCTGACATTACACGATATTGATTTTTTACATTATTTGTTGGGAAAACCGGAGTCGGTATACAGTGCTGGTAAAAAAGACGAAAATGGAAATTATAACGATGTCATGAATCTTTTCCGCTTCAAGTCCGGAGCCAATGCATTGGTCGACGGCAGTTCCAATATGACTCCCGGTTATCCGTTTACCATGAGGATGCGTGTGCTGGGAACCAAAGGAACATTAGAATTTGCATTCATTTCAGGTGAAAATATTGGTCCGGAAAGTACTTCGTCATTGATGTGGTACCAACAGGGGAAAAGCGGCGTTAAGATAAAAGTGGAGAATAATGATCCATATGGCCGGGAAGTACAATATTTTGTCAATTGCATCAAAAATAATGAAGAAACAGCTGTTGTTTCCGAACAGAGCATCATGGAAGTAATGGCATCACTGATGGCTGCGAAAGAATCGCTGGTCACCGGGAAAGTGTATAATCTGTAGCAAACAATAGTTAAAACAATAAATCAACCATGAACAAACCAAAACAAAATCGGCGTAGCTTTTTAAAAGCTGCGACATTCGGTGCTGCGGCGCTTACAATTATTCCGCGGCATGTATTGGGTGGGGCCGGCTATTTGGCTCCCAGCGATGAGCTTACCAAAGCAATTATAGGTGTCGGAAGTATGGGACGTGGGCATATTTCGTACCCGGGTGCACGTCTTACAGCTATTTGTGATGTGGACAAGAATCATCTGGAAACAGCATTGAAACAATGTCCGGATGGGACCAGAACCTATCATGATTATAGAGAGCTTTTGCAGGATCCGTCCATTGACATCGTGCATATTGCTACTCCTCCACACTGGCATGGTATTATGGCGGTTGATGCTGCGAAAGCAGGTAAGGATGTATGGTGTGAAAAGCCGATGACAAGAACCATTGGTGAAGGGATCAGAGTGAAAGAGGCCATAGAGCGTCACGGACGTATTTTCCGGTTGAATACCTGGTTCCGTTTCAAAGATAGTTTTTACGGGATGAGAACCCCCGTGAAGCCCATTAAAAAGCTGGTTCAGAGTGGGTTATTGGGATGGCCATTGAAAGTAACCGTAAGTGCGACTACCGGGTTTGACTGGAAGTTTTATTGGGTAGGAAAAACAGGATTAGGCATAGAGCCGGTACCTTCCGAATTAGATTATGAAATGTGGCTGGGACCTGCTCCATTCAAGCCGTACAATAAACACCGCGTACACGGTACTTTCCGCGGATACTGGGATTATGACGGCGGCGGTTTGGGTGACATGGGACAACATTACCTTGACCCCATACAATATTTCTTAGGAAAGGATCATACCAATCCTACTACTGTGATCGTTGACGGAGAACAGCAGGACTCTGATGCCTGTGGCACCTGGAAACGGGTAGAGTTGATTTACGACGATGGTTGTAAAATCGTATTGGATGGTGAAAATAAAGATAAAAATGCGGCTTATATAGAAGGGCCTAAAGGAAAGTTATATGCTGGATTCCGTTCGGACATTCCCGATCTGGAAAAGAAGCTGGCTGCTTTCCCTGATCCTGAAGAGCAGATAACTGATTTTGCAGAAGCTGTTC harbors:
- a CDS encoding Gfo/Idh/MocA family oxidoreductase — protein: MKIGILGAGAMGNAHITGFRSLKDQNATYVSVFDIDEKKRNDFGQKFGLDTYPDLDSMLNDKELDIIDLCLPSFMHEEFAVKIAKAGKHMLIEKPIAFTLPAAKNIFIAAHQNNVRIMVAQVIRFWPEYVKIKEMCDQGDIGNIISVYAARLSQLANWSDWYKYPDKSGEALMNLTLHDIDFLHYLLGKPESVYSAGKKDENGNYNDVMNLFRFKSGANALVDGSSNMTPGYPFTMRMRVLGTKGTLEFAFISGENIGPESTSSLMWYQQGKSGVKIKVENNDPYGREVQYFVNCIKNNEETAVVSEQSIMEVMASLMAAKESLVTGKVYNL
- a CDS encoding Gfo/Idh/MocA family oxidoreductase, producing MNKPKQNRRSFLKAATFGAAALTIIPRHVLGGAGYLAPSDELTKAIIGVGSMGRGHISYPGARLTAICDVDKNHLETALKQCPDGTRTYHDYRELLQDPSIDIVHIATPPHWHGIMAVDAAKAGKDVWCEKPMTRTIGEGIRVKEAIERHGRIFRLNTWFRFKDSFYGMRTPVKPIKKLVQSGLLGWPLKVTVSATTGFDWKFYWVGKTGLGIEPVPSELDYEMWLGPAPFKPYNKHRVHGTFRGYWDYDGGGLGDMGQHYLDPIQYFLGKDHTNPTTVIVDGEQQDSDACGTWKRVELIYDDGCKIVLDGENKDKNAAYIEGPKGKLYAGFRSDIPDLEKKLAAFPDPEEQITDFAEAVRTRTTFALNEQNGFRSATLVNMAIIAVRLGRSLVFDPVKLQFVDDPGANALINQPMRAPWSI